The Oncorhynchus clarkii lewisi isolate Uvic-CL-2024 chromosome 8, UVic_Ocla_1.0, whole genome shotgun sequence nucleotide sequence gcaaaaatgtctaaactgtttttgctttgtcattgtgggatattgtgtgtagattgttgaagggggggggggggacgacgacaattgcatccattttagaataaggctgtaacgtaacaaaatgtggaaaaagtcaagggctctgaatactttccaaaggcgcTGTACCAAggctaagagctgttcttagTCACAACGCCTTATTGCTATTCTAAACTGGTTTCCAGCATaaatagaacagtaaacaagtattattgtgtcatacccatggtatattgtctaatcagcatccaggacccaaACTACCCAGGTGATAATGACATACAACAAGACAACTGTAGACCAACAGTGCTGCTGAGGCCATTTTACTGAGTAGTCAAGCAGCTATTTTCCCTTTAAATTGTAAAAGCCTCTGGATAGTGCTGTGAGATGGGAAATTGTTGGGTCGGAGCGGGAGATTAGCTGTTATATAGTTCACTGAACTGTTTGTTGTGCAGCTGATGCAGACTTCCCTCAGTAGTAGGTGGGCAACATGGACACTTTCCAAATAGCTTCCACTAGACTGGATTGATCATGTCAAATTAGCCCAGCGCTACCGTTAGGCTAAGGGCTTGTATCTATGCGTTGTTAAATCTCTAGCAAACATCTCCTGTTTGCATCCTGGTTGTTTTCTCTTCACATATGGGCTGTGCCACTAGTTTACCCTCGCCTTAGCCATACAGTTGTTCTTCTGTACTGGACTGAAATACCACTGAAATTCTTGCTCTTGTGTTGAAGGTGGATGAGTGGTGCACAGTGTTTATCCCAGGACATCGTGGAGACTCATGTTACATGTGATCCTTCAACATCTCCTGTTTACAGTAACCAACTATGTTGTGTTCCCCTCTAGACCTTTGTGAATGACCTGAGGATCCCAGACCAGATTTACATTACCCTCAAGCTGTCTGATGTCATTCGCTTCGGATATGATATCCTTTTTTTCCCTCACTCACGTCATCAGTGCATAATTCTTGTGCCATATATGGGTAATCAACATTGGCTTTGGAATTTGATTGAAATTGCTTGTCTGTGATGTGATTGGCTATTGCCTTAACCTAGTATTTACATTCCCATGTGTACGTCCTGGAGAAGAGCCAACACAAAGTCCCAGAGGAGGCACTCAAGGTCAGCTTTCTATGCTAATGCAAACCTCAACTGTATTGAACAATAAACCCTAGCTTTTCAGACCGTACTGGTCTACCATCGCATCATTTAGCTGGAGCTCTCTTAGGCAACCTGAGTGTGTTGTTTTTTGAGTTGTGTTGCGCCTCCTGCTGTTTCAGCATGAGAAGTACACCAGCCAGCTGCAGATGGGTCTGAGAGCTTCAGAGGGGAAGAGGGCTGAGCACCTGGATGACAGGTCCAAGCTAGAGAAGACGGACAGGAAATCTCTGTCTCAAGGTGAGCGTTAGCGAAGGCTTCAAACCTGTTTAAATGCTCTTCCACCGTGTATTTTCAcggtatgtgtgttttttttttctctcataaaACAAAGCTCATTAGTAGGAGGTCTAGATACATGTCGTGCTCATATTGATAGACCTGTTTGGATAACTACATGATGTGATAGAGGCTTTGAGCTCACGACAACTCCGGGAATTGGGACATAGTGGGTTGCTCTCTTTTCATTTATCTCACTGATTAATCCTTAAGATTGCGTCAATCTAATGAACAtaatatttgattttgatttaatacaaaaatccccatcgAAATCCGTCAGCTTAAGCTAGAGAGATCTGTTTtttgggctgcgtctcaatccactgcatccgccGATGACGCCCCTCCACGTCTGCTGTGGAGGGACATGGtgtgtttttctatttcttttgGGATGATACTAACACAGCTGTATAACTTGGCTGAATGATCCAGGATTATTCTGATTTGTAAACTGTGACTCAGTAATATCTGGAAGGGTATGGTGTGTGAGGATGATGAGTATTTgaactctgctctgctcctcaataataaataaatgtccCTCGACCATGATGTCAGCATCAGCTCATTCTATGTCAACATGCTCCCCCTCCttgtcacccctctctctccctcgtcggCGGCTGCATGCGGACATATCCAGTCTCCATGGTGATGGCTACCGCACCCATAGTCTCAGCTCAGCACCGATGGCCtgcttgatttttttttttgctctgtAATTCACACTGGCATCCCCACTGCCAATTGCTCTGCCAGAGAGTAATCCTTACGTCATAAACAGGTCACAATCAACTATCTACCGACTAAAGGCAGCTTTATAGGCTGCCTGTGTTGTGACCTCTGGCTGATGATTCCCTGATACTTTATGCTTGCCCTGCGAGGCTGTGACGGCATAATTATAATCCAGTGGTTTACTCAAATCAACACTGTAGCCTCGGCAGTAAAAACCTTGAACGAGCGCTGCCTCGAGATCAACTGGATGTGCTGGACACATTGGATGAAATACTATGTCATAAATAACAAGCTTTATGTGTGTCTGATTTGATGTATTCTAGTGGGGTAGAGACAAACCTTGAATATTCTTTCTCTAAACTCCCAGTGGACCAATAGTAGATGATGACTGCTGCAGAGAAATTAGtcctctcgtgtgtgtgtgtgtgtgtgtgtgtgtgttgcgtgttcAGAGACTCCAACCTCCCGGCCCACTCCATTGTATGGCCAGCCCTCATGGTGGGGGGAGGAGGATGCGGCCAGCAAAAGACAACACAGTGAGGGACATCGGTCAGAGGAGGGTCACCCAGGTCAGTGAATCTTCGATTCACACCATTTTCATTTAGGAAATATCATGTAAAAATGTTTGCATTTCCTTTTTTAAAGAATAGAAATGCACAAAGAATGGTTTATGCTTGTCTTTTGATTTGCTTGTGTAGCCTCATTGGTGCTTTCATACCTATCCATTTGCAGAGATTCCTAAAGAAGGTTCAGCGTTAGATTCAGAGGTGAATGGCTCCCTGTTAGAGTACAGGGACGCCCAGGGCAAGTCCAGCTTCTCCTACCATCGGGAGCCCAGCTACTTTGAGATCCCTACCAAGGAGTTTCAGCTGCATCCCAAGTCCCCGGGGGCAGAGCTCCACGAGATCCCCACCAAGGACACGGACACGCCCCGTGCCCCTTCCACCCCCACCTCGCCCACTCCCCCCGTGGTGCAGAGCCACGCCTCCTTCACCATAGAGTTTGACAACTGCACCCCAGGCAAGATCAAGATCAAGGACCATGTCACCAAGTTCTCCTCGCGCCAGAGGAAACAGCAGCAGGTGTCCGGCAAAACTCTGGCCACCACGCCCACTGAGGTGATGTCAGCCGAGTGCAAGGTAGCAGATTGGTTGGTGCACAGTGATGTCAGAATGATGAGAAGGCGTCCCACGTGTGAGGATGTTTACAGTGTCAAGAGTGACCAGGCCGTAAACATCAAGAGCCTCAAAGGTAAGAGAGtggtactttaaaaaaataaacgttCATAGAATTCTGTATGGTGTTGGGAGGTTTGGgaaggggctgtgtgtgtgttttctgtcccTCATTTGTGGTTTGAATGTATCTGTTTCTAGGACACCAGCATGACGATGGGACCCAGAGTGATTCTGAGGACCCGGTTTTAGGGAAAGGGAAGCAAAGCAAGTCACACCACCGGATCCAGTCGCAACATTCGATCCAGTCTGAGCTTTCCCAGTCAGAGCTGTCAGAACCGTCACAACAGACTGTGCGGTCATACCAATTAGTTCCGTCACAGCAGACAGTCCAGTCGCACCATTCAATTCAGTCTGACCAGTCAGTGCCGTCACAACAGACAGTGCTGTCAGTCCAACCACACCAGACAGTCCCGTCAGTTCCATCACAAATGTTACTCCAGCCTCAGTTTTCTCCTCCCAAACAGACCCCAGTCTCTCCTGTGGTCCCTGAGAGGCCCCTGTCTGAAAGCCCGCCTGAGGTTCGCTCCCCCACCATGGGCCCCTCTAAGCCCGACCCCCAGGAGCCACTCAGCCAGCAAGCATTCATCATCGAGTTCTTCGATAACCCGCGCAAAAAACGCTCCCAGTCCTTCACGGCCAACCCCGCCCACGCAGACTCTTACTCCACCCTCAAGGCCAAGCTAGAGCGGCGGAAGGGCGGGGAGAGGCCAAACTCCATGCACGGACACATCCCCCCCACCCAGCAGGTGACTGTTCCTCTGAAGGGCCAGGGCCATGGCGGGCCTCTGAGGTCGAGCTCCCTGaagagggagaagacagaggagCTCCTGAGTGGAGGTAGTGCCTCCTCTTCCTCCGGTTCTGGGCCTTCTTCTCGTGCTTCTTCTGGCATCACCATCAAGCTGTTTGGCAGTGTGGGGAAGAAGTCCAAGCTGGCCCAGGAGTTTGCAGCAGAGTTCCTGATGAAGGATGCAGCCCACGGAGCATTGTCCCCCACCAGAGATAAGACGTCTCCTCCCATGTCCGCTCCCCCGGTGATGATGATGTCACCCTCTCGCACCCGCATTCCGTCTCCCTTAGACCCCCCTTCCTCTGTTTCCTATCCCTGCACCCCCTTGCAAACTACAGCACCACGTTCCTACTCTCCAACTCCTGCCCCTCATTCCCCAGCTCTAGCCCTCTCTCAGCCCCCGTCCCGCAGCCCTGTCCAGACTGCCTCTCCAGTTCGCTCAGCCGTCCCCTCCACGACCCCTCTAATGCCGCTGGGTCTGGGGGTGTGTGGGGTGGACCCAAAAGCCTCCAGGGTGGTGAGGAACGAAGAAGAGGACAGTCTGAGTGATGCCGGCACGTACACCATCGAAACAGAGTCCCAGGACAAAGAGGTAGAGGAGGCACGCAACATGATCGACCAGGTGAGATTGTAGCAGCCGGAGGTTCACCTTAAACATTCTCAATTTTTAAAGTCTGTCACCACCATGACTTCTTTGGTGGGATGGTGGACCTTTTCACATGCTGCGTAtaattattgtactgtatcttCTCCACTGTTTGGATTGCTACAATTCTAACAAGTGGTATAGTTCTAGAATAAATCATACGATACCTTAATAGGAATACCTTGAGGGATGCATGCTGAGAACTTCCTCTCCTTACCCAGTATCCCCTTCCACCCCGTCCTTCCTTCTTCCCCTTGCAAAGTCCCATTGTCCCTTCTCTTCTCCTACCTACCTCATGCATGCTCTGTCCCTCCCTGACAGGTGTTTGGTGTCCTCGACTCACCGGAGTACAGTGGTGCCGGAGTGTATAGACCCATCATTAATGATGGCAAGGACGAGCCGGCAATGCTCCGGCCTAGTGACGCTAGCACTGTGGATCAAATGAAAGCAGTGTCTATGCATGGCTTTAACCCAGCCGCTCTCAGTGGGGCCCCCTCAGGCCCCTTCCAGGTAACCTCACCGTCCTACGCTACTGGAGAAATAAGGGACTTAATACGTTTATTATTTGTCCTTCCTTTACTCCCTTTGGCTTCTACAGTGTCTCTCCTTACAATGTTAGGATTGTTCTTGGAAGGAGATTATAATGGTGGGTATCCTTCGACGTTGTGCTCTGTATAGCTGCATCTAACCCCTCATAGTTTCCTACACGGTTTCAGGTGCCGTCTTCTAACACTGCAGCGCAGGAGGGGCCTAAGTGGGTTTCTCGCTGGGCCAGTCTGGCAGACAGCTGTGCAGAACCAGGCTGTACTCCACCTCAAGGGgaatttgcagagggaggtgagTCGTCTGCACCCACTGACCGCTCTGCTCAGAACTTATGTGAGCCAACTGGAATTAAAATATCTTTCTGAATTAAAATATGTTTATCTTTTCTAGATTTACGATTGATGAGTCGGTTGATGCCTAGCCACAGCGTGGATAACTCTGAGTCAGAGGGGAGCCAGAGTTGTAGGATCAGGAGGCTGCTTCCCCAGGTTCCCCCTGGAGACGGAGACAAGCCAGAAAGCCCCACCCCCAGCATCCTGATCCGCCACGAACCCCCCTACCCAGGCCCCGAAACCCCCCTGGAGAGGAGTAGTGGTACGCCTCGGCATCAGGACTCCACCCAGAGGCTGTGCATCCAGGATGATGTAGACCCAGACAGCTTGAGTGATGCCAGCCGCTCTGACGATGGCTCTGTACTGGAGAGGACCAGGAAGAGCCAGGGGAGGACGAGTGGCGCTACCTCGCCCGGGGACGCTGGACCTCACTATAGGGGTCAAGATAAGCTATCTCCGACTCAACCTACCAAGTCCACCTCTTTTTACATTGGTTCTGAGGAATGCAGCTTAGGCAAGCCGGACCTGGCCCGAAGCCCTTTTCTGTCTCAGGGGCCTGATAGGGGGCGAGATGCCCCTACCAAAACCTTCCCCACCACCGTCCTCATCAGGCACCTGAGCAGCCACGAGCCCCGGAGGTTGGGCATCAAGCCGAACAACTCAGCCCCCAACCTCCACTCCCAGCAGGACAAGGAGTCTAAAGACCCCAGTAAAGACTCTCTAGGGACTTCCTCGTTCGTCAGGCAGGAGAGCTTCACCAAGGAGCAACCCAGTGACGACATCCAGATTAAGAGGCTCCCCCACATCTCCAGTCACCCCACCCTGAGGGAcatggagcagaggagagagactgcaAAGGACCCACAGCCCTTCCTCCGGGAAGCAGCAgacgcctctctctcctccctggagGTCAAGTTACCCTCCTCAGGCTCCGGACACAGTTCTAAGAGAGGAGGTTCCTCCAGTCACATGGACGACTCTCTGTCTGGGGAATCCGATGTGGATACAGCCAGCACCGTCAGCCTGGTCAGCAACAAGAACACCCACGTTACCACAGGCCCCAAGAAGAGGGCGGCCGCCAGGTCCTCCTCCAGTCCGTCTGTCCAGGAGAAGGGCCACCGCCAGCCCACGGCCCGCGAGCGCCTGTCAGAGAAACGCCGCAGCCACGCAGCTGCCGGTGATAACTCCAGCAGCAAGGCCGAGCAGGCCAAGCGCTTCCAGATGCGGCGCAGCACGGGGAACTGCGGTTCCCTGGACCTATCAGAGGACCAGCAGAGTTCTGGCCAGCACTGGCCTGACACTGCCTCTGACCATGAGACCGGCTCCCGGCCCGCCAGCCGCAACAAGAAGCTCATAGCTCCCCTACAGAAAGAGGACAATGGGAAGACCCCCAAGAGTGCAGCACAGCAGGCACTGATCCGCTCCAACAGCCTGTCGGCACCACGGCCCACCAGAGCATCCATGCTGCGCAGGGCACGCCTGGGAGAGACCTCTGACAATGATGGTACTGAGACTGACCGGGGATCCCAGAACTCAGACCACATCGTTGCTCCCTCCAAGGTGTCTGCTGACGGGAAGAAGCTCCTCTCCAGACTGGACATCTTGGCCATGCCCAGGAAGCGAGCAGGCTCCTTCACTACGCCTAGTGACAACGagtcctccatcaccaccccttCAACCCGGCCTGGCTTCTCCAACCGGAGTGCAGAATCAACTGGGCCGGTCAGGAAGACATCAGTGGGTGAAGCAGGGGCAAAGCAGGGGGTCACAAGAGGGTCTGGAGCCCCTGGGAAGCAGCCCCTCACCCGCACACGCTCCAGCGGGACTAAATACTCCAGCACAACCAGTGAGTATTATTGAAGTTACCATTGAGTAACTTCTCAATCTGCATAGCCATGCTATTTGCTTGCACAAAGCAATGCAGAGAACACGTTTTTGTATCTTGAATTGTAATTTGTGATTTAAAAGTCATAGCACCTTTTTTTGTAAGAGTATCTAGAACCTGAAGGATTCTTCAGtagtccccataggagaaacctttgaagaacccttttaggttttacctggaaccccAAATAATTATACtttgaaccaaaaagggttgtcTTATGGGgatagccaaagaaccctttttttctagaAGTGTATACAGTATGATCAAATTTGTCATGATACAAATTCATATTTTTATGATACTGGGATGTTGTATGTGTTCTTAATTACTGATTTAAGGTTACTGCTTTTCAGGACCATAACTGCCTGCCTGCCACTGGCTCAATACAGACTTTCTCTGCAACTGTCAGTGCAACAGACACCTTTCCACATTACACTAAAGAATTGTTATTCATGATTTAAAAGTCCTacagtgtgtcacgttctgaccttagttcctttgttttgtcttttgttttagtatggtcagggcgtgagttgggtgggttgtctatgttagtttgtctatgattttctatttctgtgtttggcctggtatggttctcaatcagaggcagctgtcaatcgttgtccctgattgagaaccatatttaggtagcctgttttccattgtgttttgtgggtggttgttttcagtctttgtgtggctgcgccagacagaactgtttcggttgtttctttgttttgttgttcagttgactttattaaaaagatgaacacgtaccaggctgcgcattggtcctcaccttcttcccacgacagccgttacacagtgctgtgaaaagggatttgccccctttctaattttctctacttttACATATTTTTCATGCTGAATGGTCTActaccaaaacctaatattagataaagggaacctgagtgaacaaataacaccatgacatacttatttaatttatttattcatAAACTAAGTTCTGCAACACCgaatgcccctgtgtgaaaaagtaattgccccattacactcaataactggttgtgccacctttttATCTGCAATGACCGCGAACAAACGCTTCCTGTAATGTTTTTGGTTTTGCAgcgtttggttttcgccaggcataatgggacccatgttgtcccaaaagttatacttttgactcatctgtccataaAACATTCTTCCAGGAGttttgatgatcatccaggtgcttttttGGCAAACTGGAGTCTACTTTTTAGGcaacatgggtcccattatgtctggcgaaaaccaaacgCTGCATTCCACAGaaagaacctcataccaatggtcaagcatggcagtggtagtgtgatggtttgagaATGATTTGCTGCTCCAGAACCTGgatgacttgccttaatagaaggaaccatgaattctgctctgtatcagagaattctactggagaatgtcaggccatctgtctgtgagctgaagcgcaGCAAAACAAattatccaaaacacacaatcaagacTACATTAAAATGactaaaaagcaacacatttgaagttttggaatggcctagacaACGTACAGACGTGATCCCAATTGAGACGTTGTGGCAGGATTTGAAACGAGCAGTTCCTGTTTGAAACTCTACAAATGTTACTAAGTTAAAGCAGTTCTACATGCAAGCGTGGACCAAAAATTCCTTGAcagtgatgtgagagactgatcaactaCTACAGGaggcatttggttgcagtcatagcagctaaaggtggcacaaccagttattgggtgttgcataacatTGTTAATTAAATAAGTATAAAAAAATTTAAACTccggttccctttatctaatattatgttttggttgaagatctgataacattcagcattaaaaatgtagacaatcagaaagggggcaaaCACATTTTCACGGGACTGTATATGATCAAATTTAAGATTTGAAAACTAATTCAGGTGCACACAAAAACACAGGGCCACTGAGTATTGAAACAGGGCCTGACAATGAGTTGAAGTGACCTTTTCCCCCCTTCATAGTGAATGTGACTCAGTCTCCCTTTTGAGATGCATGCTGGTAGGCTGTATTTTGGCTTGTCCTGTAGGAGCTCAGTGTAGTTGCTACCAAGCAGTGTGATGATGCCCTCTGCTGCCTGAACCagcctgaaccaggttttcctctaggattttgcctgtgcctatctccattctgtttatttgttatcctgaaaaactctctagtccttaatgattacaagcatagccatgacatgatgcagccacaactTTGCTTTatatggagtggtactcagtaatgtattggatttgccccaaacataacactttgtattcaggacaaaaagtgaattgctttgccacatattttgcagtattactttagtgtcttgttacaaacaggatgcgagttttggaatattttgtttatttttatacttcctccttttcactgtgtcaattaggttaatattgtggagtaactacaatgtggtGAAATCCCTgggtggtttccttcctctccggcaactgggttaggaaggatgcctgtatctttgtaggaaggatgcctgtatctttaaTGATTGGATGGTGTATTTTTTTTGACccgtctaccaataggtgccattctttgcgacgcattggaaaacctctctgatctttatggttgaatctttgtttgaaattcactgctcgactgagtgaCCTTTATAGATAACTATGTGTGGGGTAAAGAGATGAggttgtcattcaaaaatcatgttaaacactattgcacacacagtgagtccatgcaacttattatgtgacttgttactaAGCACATTTTttactgaacttatttaggtttgccataccaaaggggttgaatacttattgactcaagacatttcagctttttaatTTTAAATAATCTATTAAAAAAATCagaaaacacaattccactttgacattatgggatattgtgtgtaggccagtggcacaaaaaaaactaaatttaatcaattttttttAAGTCTGTAACACAGCCAAGCatataaaaagtcaaggggtgtgaatcatttctgaaggAACTGATAATTAATGACCCATATCATGCAGAGCTGGTGTATTGCGTTTTTAATATTGTGGCCTAGTATTTTTAATATTGTGGCCTAGtatttgcaatcccaagggtctgTCAATGACTAATGTTGTTCATATTCTAAAGGTGGTGCTGCTGGGAGTCCCTATTTCTGCAGAAAAACTATGATTTTTTTTTagctgaaatgtttttatttatttgaaacaCCTTTTTTGCCCTTGTGCAAGACActtgcccctggagcaaattagggttgcCGCACTTCATGGCTGGCcctttaaaacaacacattttttttgtatgtATCCTGTAACTGCATGAGATATGGATCAAATGAAAAACCGTGCTGTTATCTGGTAGGTTCCCGTCAAAGGCAGAAGGGTTCAGATTCCACCTCCACATCTGAAGAGGAATATGAGGCCAGCTCTGGAACCCCCAAACACAAACGCTCCTCCCACATGTCTGCTGCCACACAGACCCCCCGGGCCCAGAAGGAGAAAGCTGCTGCAGAAGTTGCCCGGTCCAAGTCCGGTTCACTGGAGTTGGAGGAGGACGAGGTCCAGAATGAGGATGACCACTACCAGAACTGGACCACACACAGCGCCGAGATAGCAAAGTAGGGTGACATAATGGCACTATGGATCACCTGGCTGAAACCACATATTGAGCCTTATGATTGGCAGCTGTAGAAC carries:
- the LOC139415202 gene encoding centrosomal protein of 170 kDa protein B-like; translation: MGLRASEGKRAEHLDDRSKLEKTDRKSLSQETPTSRPTPLYGQPSWWGEEDAASKRQHSEGHRSEEGHPEIPKEGSALDSEVNGSLLEYRDAQGKSSFSYHREPSYFEIPTKEFQLHPKSPGAELHEIPTKDTDTPRAPSTPTSPTPPVVQSHASFTIEFDNCTPGKIKIKDHVTKFSSRQRKQQQVSGKTLATTPTEVMSAECKVADWLVHSDVRMMRRRPTCEDVYSVKSDQAVNIKSLKGHQHDDGTQSDSEDPVLGKGKQSKSHHRIQSQHSIQSELSQSELSEPSQQTVRSYQLVPSQQTVQSHHSIQSDQSVPSQQTVLSVQPHQTVPSVPSQMLLQPQFSPPKQTPVSPVVPERPLSESPPEVRSPTMGPSKPDPQEPLSQQAFIIEFFDNPRKKRSQSFTANPAHADSYSTLKAKLERRKGGERPNSMHGHIPPTQQVTVPLKGQGHGGPLRSSSLKREKTEELLSGGSASSSSGSGPSSRASSGITIKLFGSVGKKSKLAQEFAAEFLMKDAAHGALSPTRDKTSPPMSAPPVMMMSPSRTRIPSPLDPPSSVSYPCTPLQTTAPRSYSPTPAPHSPALALSQPPSRSPVQTASPVRSAVPSTTPLMPLGLGVCGVDPKASRVVRNEEEDSLSDAGTYTIETESQDKEVEEARNMIDQVFGVLDSPEYSGAGVYRPIINDGKDEPAMLRPSDASTVDQMKAVSMHGFNPAALSGAPSGPFQVPSSNTAAQEGPKWVSRWASLADSCAEPGCTPPQGEFAEGDLRLMSRLMPSHSVDNSESEGSQSCRIRRLLPQVPPGDGDKPESPTPSILIRHEPPYPGPETPLERSSGTPRHQDSTQRLCIQDDVDPDSLSDASRSDDGSVLERTRKSQGRTSGATSPGDAGPHYRGQDKLSPTQPTKSTSFYIGSEECSLGKPDLARSPFLSQGPDRGRDAPTKTFPTTVLIRHLSSHEPRRLGIKPNNSAPNLHSQQDKESKDPSKDSLGTSSFVRQESFTKEQPSDDIQIKRLPHISSHPTLRDMEQRRETAKDPQPFLREAADASLSSLEVKLPSSGSGHSSKRGGSSSHMDDSLSGESDVDTASTVSLVSNKNTHVTTGPKKRAAARSSSSPSVQEKGHRQPTARERLSEKRRSHAAAGDNSSSKAEQAKRFQMRRSTGNCGSLDLSEDQQSSGQHWPDTASDHETGSRPASRNKKLIAPLQKEDNGKTPKSAAQQALIRSNSLSAPRPTRASMLRRARLGETSDNDGTETDRGSQNSDHIVAPSKVSADGKKLLSRLDILAMPRKRAGSFTTPSDNESSITTPSTRPGFSNRSAESTGPVRKTSVGEAGAKQGVTRGSGAPGKQPLTRTRSSGTKYSSTTSSRQRQKGSDSTSTSEEEYEASSGTPKHKRSSHMSAATQTPRAQKEKAAAEVARSKSGSLELEEDEVQNEDDHYQNWTTHSAEIAKLSQDLAKDLAILAREIHDVAGDGDSQSSSGMGTNPSPSSAPNTPGPASTIPISSREERPCTSLRGVLPSQLVQHIPEASLNYQKVLLSPGSTAVMDLDPNMNDQDPSSKPRWNREEVILDNLMLNPVSQLSQAIRENTEQLAEKMKVLFHNKTEAWEEIEAKINAENEVPILKTSNKEISSILNELRRVQKQLEMINSIVEPGGAGSGNPKVAAVATAASGGQATRSPSRQKKSPSKPTGPGDRQRGAGPSTSPTTSKPNANESTKRTTRGPKGANFMA